The following are encoded in a window of Sphaerisporangium siamense genomic DNA:
- a CDS encoding DUF6400 family protein → MSHESAEPGVFEMDLTLHEARRRAEVVAALGPHWDPPAVARAEEEALDLLYSGLDEQQLRTYETLVEAGVLPRRGAGRAAD, encoded by the coding sequence ATGAGCCACGAAAGCGCCGAACCCGGCGTGTTCGAGATGGACCTCACCCTGCACGAGGCACGCCGCCGCGCCGAGGTGGTCGCCGCCCTCGGCCCGCACTGGGACCCGCCCGCGGTCGCCCGGGCCGAGGAGGAGGCCCTGGACCTGCTGTACTCGGGCCTGGACGAGCAGCAGCTGCGGACGTACGAGACGCTGGTCGAGGCCGGTGTCCTCCCGCGGCGCGGGGCGGGCCGTGCTGCCGATTGA
- a CDS encoding GntR family transcriptional regulator codes for MIVPPLDPSSGVPLYMQVERSLRRRIDAGEWRAGEKLPTEGELGKVYGVSRVTVRQALARLVDRGALVREQGRGTFVRDTSLTAGARGVTSFSAELRGLGHTSGARVLEQVVVTAAESDLPPEMGVEPRDPLLRLRRLRTDGSRPVGVQTALLPIGRFPGLADVDFTDRSLYETLRENFGVIPREAIETFTVGGVLGEDAPTLGVAPGAHAFYVERLTFDAAGPFEYVRSVMRGDRYRVRLALRDPH; via the coding sequence GTGATCGTGCCCCCGCTCGACCCCAGCTCGGGCGTCCCCCTCTACATGCAGGTCGAGCGCAGCCTGCGCCGCCGCATCGACGCGGGGGAGTGGCGGGCCGGGGAGAAGCTCCCCACCGAAGGGGAGCTCGGCAAGGTCTACGGCGTCAGCCGCGTCACCGTCCGCCAGGCGCTGGCCCGGCTGGTCGACCGCGGCGCGCTCGTGCGCGAGCAGGGCCGCGGCACCTTCGTCCGCGACACCAGCCTGACCGCAGGGGCGCGCGGGGTCACCTCCTTCAGCGCCGAACTGCGGGGCCTCGGCCACACCTCCGGGGCCCGCGTCCTGGAACAGGTGGTCGTCACCGCCGCCGAGTCCGACCTGCCCCCCGAGATGGGCGTGGAACCGCGCGACCCCCTCCTGCGGCTGCGCAGGCTCAGGACCGACGGCTCCCGGCCGGTCGGCGTGCAGACCGCCCTGCTCCCCATCGGCCGCTTCCCCGGCCTCGCCGACGTCGACTTCACCGACCGGTCCCTCTACGAGACCCTCCGCGAGAACTTCGGCGTCATCCCCCGCGAGGCGATCGAGACCTTCACCGTCGGAGGGGTGCTCGGCGAGGACGCCCCCACCCTCGGCGTCGCCCCCGGCGCCCACGCCTTCTACGTCGAACGTCTGACCTTCGACGCGGCGGGCCCCTTCGAATACGTGCGCAGCGTCATGCGCGGTGACCGCTACCGCGTGCGGCTGGCGCTGCGCGACCCCCACTGA
- a CDS encoding TetR/AcrR family transcriptional regulator, with product MREHSDTRARIQEIALRLFTEQGYEGTSLREIAEQLGVTKAALYYHFRTKDDIVASLSEDRHAEMENLIKWAQGRPRGPETRREFVLRYADSLYDSNHHAFMRFMERNQTALRDNPKVARMRDLMKGVMDILCDEGDSTAERLRRSMAIFTLHAAWFVLKDEEVSDEERKDAAVKVALDYVELPPAA from the coding sequence ATGAGGGAACATTCCGATACCCGGGCTCGTATCCAGGAGATCGCCCTCAGGCTCTTCACCGAGCAGGGGTACGAGGGCACCTCGCTGCGCGAGATCGCCGAGCAACTGGGCGTGACCAAGGCGGCGCTGTACTACCACTTCCGCACGAAGGACGACATCGTCGCCAGCCTCAGCGAGGACCGGCACGCCGAGATGGAGAACCTGATCAAGTGGGCCCAGGGCCGGCCGCGCGGCCCCGAGACCCGGCGCGAGTTCGTCCTGCGGTACGCCGACTCGCTCTACGACTCCAACCACCACGCGTTCATGCGGTTCATGGAGCGCAACCAGACGGCGCTGCGCGACAATCCCAAGGTCGCCCGCATGCGCGACCTGATGAAGGGCGTGATGGACATCCTGTGCGACGAGGGCGACTCGACGGCCGAGCGGCTCAGGAGGTCCATGGCGATCTTCACGCTGCACGCCGCCTGGTTCGTCCTCAAGGACGAGGAGGTCTCCGACGAGGAGCGCAAGGACGCGGCCGTCAAGGTGGCCCTCGACTACGTCGAACTGCCTCCCGCCGCCTGA
- a CDS encoding ABC transporter substrate-binding protein, with amino-acid sequence MRITTSRGRRAGVVALGAALALAAAGCGGGTDDGGSGGGGGSQNISFLTHWGPEQVTALKAAATAFQKKNPGITVTVRAVPFANLLTTLRTQGASPNGPTMAGIYDLWLPELVRDGLAAPAPADAAKDLTGAWPANLVEGVTKQGQPRGYPNEVDLYALNYNKKLFAEAGIAAPPKTWDELASAAAKLTKREGGKVTRQGFGVITSWAAGVVHPWLSLVNSNGGALVDGSTPKLDDPKVQAATELYAKLVKDGVTQPSMSNANANTTGPYLDNFVNGKTGMIIMANWWQSALKEAMGDRYSDVGVAPVPVGPDGTASAPVSYSWLTMVNGKADKAKQDAAWKFLTFLNGPDSGKNGSSAMGDILVSMGILPSRTSDLSAHKADLSDPFLTAYVDQLPQAKPFPAVLGGEEMSQAVQKHIENVVFGKETAKDAMDAAQREVAGILSKAGA; translated from the coding sequence TTGAGGATCACCACGAGCAGGGGCCGCCGGGCCGGGGTCGTCGCGCTGGGAGCCGCGCTGGCTCTCGCGGCCGCCGGGTGCGGCGGCGGCACGGACGATGGCGGTTCCGGCGGGGGAGGCGGGTCGCAGAACATCTCGTTCCTCACCCACTGGGGCCCCGAGCAGGTCACGGCGCTGAAGGCCGCCGCCACCGCGTTCCAGAAGAAGAACCCCGGCATCACCGTCACCGTCCGGGCCGTGCCCTTCGCCAACCTGCTCACCACGCTGCGCACGCAGGGCGCCAGCCCGAACGGCCCCACCATGGCCGGCATCTACGACCTGTGGCTGCCCGAGCTGGTGCGCGACGGGCTCGCCGCCCCTGCCCCCGCCGACGCGGCCAAGGACCTGACCGGCGCCTGGCCCGCCAATCTCGTCGAGGGCGTCACCAAGCAGGGGCAGCCGCGCGGCTACCCCAACGAGGTCGACCTGTACGCGCTGAACTACAACAAGAAGCTGTTCGCCGAGGCCGGGATCGCCGCGCCGCCCAAGACCTGGGACGAGCTCGCCTCCGCCGCCGCCAAGCTCACCAAGCGCGAGGGCGGCAAGGTCACCCGGCAGGGCTTCGGCGTCATCACGAGCTGGGCCGCCGGCGTGGTCCACCCGTGGCTGTCGCTGGTGAACTCCAACGGCGGCGCCCTGGTCGACGGCTCCACGCCGAAACTGGACGACCCCAAGGTCCAGGCCGCCACCGAGCTGTACGCCAAGCTGGTCAAGGACGGCGTCACCCAGCCGTCCATGAGCAACGCCAACGCCAACACCACCGGGCCCTACCTCGACAACTTCGTCAACGGCAAGACCGGCATGATCATCATGGCCAACTGGTGGCAGAGCGCGCTCAAGGAGGCCATGGGCGACCGCTACTCCGACGTCGGCGTCGCGCCGGTGCCGGTCGGCCCGGACGGCACGGCGTCCGCGCCGGTGTCGTACTCCTGGCTGACCATGGTCAACGGCAAGGCCGACAAGGCCAAGCAGGACGCCGCGTGGAAGTTCCTGACCTTCCTCAACGGCCCGGACAGTGGCAAGAACGGCTCCTCGGCCATGGGCGACATCCTCGTCTCCATGGGCATCCTGCCCAGCCGCACCAGCGACCTGTCCGCCCACAAGGCCGACCTGTCGGACCCGTTCCTCACCGCCTACGTCGACCAGCTCCCGCAGGCCAAACCCTTCCCCGCCGTCCTCGGCGGCGAGGAGATGAGCCAGGCCGTCCAGAAGCACATCGAGAACGTCGTCTTCGGCAAGGAGACGGCCAAGGACGCCATGGACGCCGCGCAGCGGGAGGTCGCCGGCATCCTGTCCAAGGCCGGGGCATGA
- a CDS encoding carbohydrate ABC transporter permease yields MTTTTAGRAPSARRRAARRRGGAAVVFLSPAMAVIVLFVVVPIGLTFWISLHEWSMFTPLGDMAWRGLANYQELLSDKDFFVALRNTLMYVLLVVVITLPLSVALGMLLYFPKSAAKGVARAVLFSTYVVPTVATAIVWGALYAPDYGPFAQMFQAVGLSAPSWLSEPSTALVSLVIFHVWQMIGYYTILVIAGLTQIPPDLYEAARIDGAGFWRQTISVTLPLLRRTTLFMTLITIINAIQVFDPVYILTQGGPAESTSVVSFSIQREAFQYGMAGQASAMAFSLLIVLLAVAGLVLAAMRRRS; encoded by the coding sequence ATGACGACCACGACCGCCGGGCGGGCTCCGTCCGCCCGGCGGCGGGCCGCCCGGCGCAGGGGCGGCGCGGCGGTGGTGTTCCTCTCCCCGGCCATGGCGGTCATCGTCCTGTTCGTGGTGGTGCCCATCGGCCTCACCTTCTGGATCAGCCTCCACGAATGGTCGATGTTCACCCCGCTCGGCGACATGGCGTGGCGGGGCCTGGCCAACTACCAGGAACTGCTGTCGGACAAGGACTTCTTCGTCGCCCTGCGCAACACCCTGATGTACGTGCTGCTCGTCGTGGTGATCACGCTGCCGCTGTCCGTCGCCCTCGGAATGCTGCTCTACTTCCCGAAGTCCGCCGCCAAGGGCGTGGCCCGCGCGGTGCTGTTCTCCACCTACGTCGTGCCGACGGTGGCCACCGCCATCGTGTGGGGCGCCCTGTACGCCCCGGACTACGGGCCCTTCGCCCAGATGTTCCAGGCCGTCGGCCTGAGCGCGCCGTCCTGGCTCAGCGAGCCGTCCACCGCCCTGGTCTCGCTCGTCATCTTCCACGTCTGGCAGATGATCGGCTACTACACGATCCTCGTCATCGCCGGGCTCACGCAGATCCCGCCGGACCTGTACGAGGCGGCGCGCATCGACGGCGCGGGCTTCTGGCGCCAGACGATCAGCGTCACGCTGCCGCTGCTGCGCCGCACCACGCTCTTCATGACGCTCATCACGATCATCAACGCGATCCAGGTCTTCGACCCGGTCTACATCCTCACCCAGGGCGGCCCGGCCGAGAGCACCTCGGTGGTGTCGTTCTCCATCCAGCGCGAGGCGTTCCAGTACGGCATGGCCGGACAGGCGAGCGCGATGGCGTTCAGCCTGCTCATCGTGCTGCTGGCCGTCGCGGGGCTGGTCCTCGCGGCGATGAGGAGGCGCTCATGA
- a CDS encoding ROK family protein yields the protein MSHLYAGVDVGGTSVRVLTETAGVRGEPVAAPVASGYEEFLDQLAALLPAGPRAVTVGLPGTSAAGVPAFVPALPWLAGRPLAGDLAARAGAPVTLALDGHLTLLAEAAEGAAKGLRSAVLIAVGTGVGGALLVNGRIWRGAHGSAGSWGWLPTPVPPDPHQGPFERVAAGSTLPGGPALVAAARSGDGDALAMLDDYAGHLGRGIAALASGLDPDVVLVGGGMADAMDVLGPLLDAHVARWASPDGRRVPVRAAALGSRAGVVGALLAARRGEEW from the coding sequence ATGAGCCACCTCTACGCCGGCGTCGACGTCGGCGGCACCTCCGTCCGGGTCCTCACCGAGACCGCGGGCGTCCGCGGCGAGCCGGTCGCGGCGCCGGTCGCCTCCGGGTACGAGGAGTTCCTCGACCAGCTCGCCGCCCTGCTCCCGGCGGGGCCGCGCGCCGTCACCGTCGGCCTGCCCGGCACCTCCGCCGCGGGCGTCCCGGCGTTCGTGCCCGCCCTGCCCTGGCTGGCCGGCCGCCCGCTCGCCGGCGACCTCGCCGCGCGGGCCGGCGCGCCGGTCACGCTGGCGCTGGACGGCCACCTCACGCTGCTGGCCGAGGCCGCCGAGGGCGCCGCCAAGGGACTGCGCTCGGCCGTCCTGATCGCCGTCGGCACCGGCGTCGGCGGGGCCCTGCTCGTCAACGGCCGCATCTGGCGCGGCGCGCACGGCAGCGCCGGCTCGTGGGGCTGGCTCCCCACGCCCGTGCCCCCGGACCCGCACCAGGGCCCGTTCGAACGCGTCGCGGCCGGCTCGACGCTGCCCGGAGGGCCCGCGCTCGTCGCCGCCGCCAGGTCCGGCGACGGGGACGCGCTCGCCATGCTGGACGACTACGCGGGCCACCTCGGGCGCGGGATCGCCGCGCTGGCCAGCGGGCTCGACCCCGACGTCGTGCTCGTCGGCGGAGGCATGGCCGACGCCATGGACGTCCTCGGGCCGCTGCTGGACGCGCACGTCGCCCGCTGGGCCTCCCCGGACGGGCGGCGCGTCCCGGTGCGCGCCGCGGCCCTCGGGTCGCGCGCCGGAGTGGTCGGCGCCCTGCTGGCCGCGCGCCGCGGGGAGGAGTGGTGA
- a CDS encoding carbohydrate ABC transporter permease has protein sequence MTAHAAGGPVAPARRARPGRLLKRAAVSLLIALVMLPPLFPLYWMLISSLKGPEELATTPPTWFPGDITFGAFSEVFSVVPFGRAFLNSALIAGVSTLSVLVTSVMAGYVFAKYRFRGRDVIFWAVVATMFLPPIVTLVPLYWLVSTMGLADSYAGVMLPWLANAFGIFLMRQFIADVPDELIEAARVDGAGEMRILWKVITPLLRPALVSLALFAFVFYWNNFLWPLSILQDDGKYPVVLALSQLLSYSTSVRYQNVVMAGALIASVPTILVFLLAQRAFVQSVSRTGVKG, from the coding sequence ATGACCGCGCACGCCGCCGGTGGGCCGGTCGCGCCCGCGCGCCGGGCCCGCCCCGGACGGCTGCTCAAGCGCGCCGCCGTCTCGCTGCTCATCGCCCTGGTCATGCTGCCGCCGCTGTTCCCGCTGTACTGGATGCTCATCTCCAGCCTCAAGGGACCCGAGGAGCTGGCCACCACGCCGCCCACCTGGTTCCCCGGCGACATCACCTTCGGCGCGTTCTCCGAGGTCTTCTCGGTGGTGCCGTTCGGCCGCGCCTTCCTCAACAGCGCGCTCATCGCCGGGGTGTCCACGCTGTCGGTGCTGGTCACCAGCGTGATGGCGGGCTACGTTTTCGCGAAGTACCGCTTCCGCGGCAGAGATGTGATCTTCTGGGCTGTCGTGGCAACCATGTTCCTGCCCCCCATCGTCACGCTCGTGCCCCTGTACTGGCTGGTCTCGACGATGGGCCTGGCCGACTCCTACGCCGGCGTCATGCTTCCCTGGCTGGCCAACGCCTTCGGCATCTTCCTGATGCGCCAGTTCATCGCCGACGTCCCCGACGAGCTCATCGAGGCCGCCCGCGTCGACGGCGCGGGCGAGATGCGCATCCTGTGGAAGGTGATCACGCCGCTGCTGCGCCCGGCGCTGGTCAGCCTGGCGCTGTTCGCGTTCGTCTTCTACTGGAACAACTTCCTGTGGCCGCTGTCGATCCTTCAGGACGACGGGAAGTATCCGGTGGTGCTGGCGCTCAGCCAGCTGCTGTCCTACAGCACCAGCGTCCGCTACCAGAACGTCGTCATGGCGGGCGCCCTGATCGCCAGCGTGCCGACGATCCTGGTGTTCCTGCTGGCGCAGCGCGCCTTCGTGCAGAGCGTCTCGCGCACGGGGGTGAAGGGATGA
- a CDS encoding MDR family MFS transporter, protein MTETEAEMVPGRRREVMVVLPGLMLAIMLAMLDNMIVGTAMPRIVGELGGLAHLSWVVTAYVLGTTVSTPIWGKIGDLYGRKTIFLASIAIFMIGSALCGMAGSELLGGTDGGMGELIGFRAIQGLGAGGLMVNAMAIIGDLVPPRERGRYQGIMAAIMSLAMVAGPLVGGFITDNLDWRWAFYVNLPIGAVAFVWLLLRLHLPKYRTEHRIDWWGAGLLAVGITALVLITTWGGTEYDWTSWQILGLAAVAVVTLAIFIPVQRRVAEPIMPLHVFRDRNFTLVSLIGFLLGFAMFGAINFLPLFQQTVQGASATNSGLLLLPMMAAMMVVSLFVGQAITKTGKYKIWPIAGGVFMAIAMWLLSLQDVNTTTWQTGVFIAVLGLGMGGLMQTTMLIAQNSVEQKDLGVASSASTFFRSIGGSFGVSVFGAVFNHHLSANLTDRLGPQAAAMAEGGGGGRLDPTALAALPAPVREGFLTSLADSISSVFLWAIFFAVLVPLLAAFIKEIPLRSGPGTPAASSGGDGDGDGKARDAADGAETPKDGAVKDAAPVAAFD, encoded by the coding sequence ATGACGGAGACCGAGGCCGAGATGGTTCCCGGCCGCCGGCGGGAGGTCATGGTCGTCCTGCCAGGGCTGATGCTCGCCATCATGCTCGCCATGCTCGACAACATGATCGTCGGCACCGCGATGCCGCGCATCGTCGGCGAGCTCGGGGGACTGGCGCACCTCTCCTGGGTCGTCACGGCGTACGTCCTCGGCACCACCGTCTCGACGCCGATCTGGGGCAAGATCGGCGACCTGTACGGACGCAAGACCATCTTCCTGGCGTCCATCGCCATCTTCATGATCGGCTCGGCGCTGTGCGGCATGGCCGGGTCGGAGCTGCTCGGCGGCACCGACGGCGGCATGGGCGAGCTCATCGGCTTCCGCGCGATCCAGGGTCTCGGCGCGGGCGGCCTCATGGTCAACGCCATGGCCATCATCGGCGACCTGGTCCCGCCCCGCGAGCGCGGCCGCTACCAGGGCATCATGGCCGCGATCATGTCGCTGGCCATGGTCGCGGGCCCCCTCGTCGGCGGCTTCATCACCGACAACCTCGACTGGCGCTGGGCCTTCTACGTGAACCTGCCCATCGGCGCCGTCGCGTTCGTCTGGCTGCTGCTGCGCCTGCACCTGCCGAAGTACCGCACCGAGCACCGCATCGACTGGTGGGGCGCCGGCCTGCTCGCCGTGGGCATCACGGCCCTGGTCCTCATCACCACCTGGGGCGGCACCGAGTACGACTGGACGTCCTGGCAGATCCTCGGCCTCGCGGCCGTCGCCGTGGTGACGCTGGCGATCTTCATCCCGGTGCAGCGCCGGGTCGCCGAGCCGATCATGCCGCTGCACGTCTTCCGCGACCGCAACTTCACGCTGGTCTCCCTGATCGGCTTCCTGCTCGGCTTCGCGATGTTCGGGGCGATCAACTTCCTGCCGCTGTTCCAGCAGACCGTCCAGGGCGCCTCGGCGACCAACTCCGGCCTGCTGCTCCTGCCGATGATGGCCGCCATGATGGTGGTCTCGCTGTTCGTCGGCCAGGCCATCACCAAGACCGGCAAGTACAAGATCTGGCCCATCGCCGGCGGCGTCTTCATGGCGATCGCCATGTGGCTGCTCTCCCTGCAGGACGTGAACACCACCACCTGGCAGACCGGCGTGTTCATCGCCGTGCTCGGCCTCGGCATGGGCGGCCTGATGCAGACCACGATGCTCATCGCGCAGAACAGCGTCGAGCAGAAGGACCTCGGCGTGGCCAGCAGCGCCTCCACGTTCTTCCGCTCCATCGGCGGCTCGTTCGGCGTGTCGGTCTTCGGCGCCGTCTTCAACCACCACCTCAGCGCCAACCTGACCGACAGGCTCGGCCCGCAGGCGGCGGCCATGGCCGAGGGGGGAGGCGGCGGACGCCTCGACCCGACCGCGCTGGCCGCGCTGCCCGCCCCGGTACGCGAGGGCTTCCTGACCTCGCTCGCCGACTCGATCTCCAGCGTGTTCCTGTGGGCCATCTTCTTCGCGGTGCTGGTGCCCCTGCTGGCCGCCTTCATCAAGGAGATCCCCCTGCGCTCCGGCCCCGGAACCCCTGCCGCCAGCTCCGGCGGCGACGGGGACGGGGACGGCAAGGCGCGGGACGCCGCAGACGGCGCCGAGACGCCGAAGGACGGCGCGGTCAAGGACGCCGCGCCCGTCGCCGCCTTCGACTGA
- a CDS encoding sugar isomerase domain-containing protein, whose protein sequence is MTYTRTLLDILDRLDTTQGENLNAVAEKCADAVQNGGLIHLYGSGHSVIPTMDAFPRYGSFAGLHPLTDPRLMWHNVLGPGGVRELLWLERTEGYVQQYLDHEPLSSGDVLIVYSHGGRNAAPVEAAMYGAKHGLFTVAVTSVANLERPAEHSSGRRIAEICDVTVDTGVPVQDAIVDVEGWDRPVGGASTVVACVVSHEIVTRTAAVLARRGVEIPTFVSPTVPGATVQSNDEVFAEHRRRLHAAEARGLS, encoded by the coding sequence GTGACGTACACGCGCACACTCCTCGATATCCTCGACCGGCTGGACACCACCCAGGGCGAGAACCTGAACGCCGTGGCCGAGAAGTGCGCCGACGCCGTCCAGAACGGCGGGCTGATCCACCTGTACGGCAGCGGCCACTCGGTCATCCCGACCATGGACGCCTTCCCCCGGTACGGCAGCTTCGCGGGCCTGCACCCGCTCACCGACCCCCGGCTGATGTGGCACAACGTCCTCGGCCCCGGGGGCGTCCGCGAGCTGCTCTGGCTGGAGCGCACCGAGGGCTATGTCCAGCAGTACCTCGACCACGAGCCGCTGAGCTCCGGTGACGTGCTCATCGTCTACTCCCACGGCGGGCGCAACGCCGCTCCCGTCGAGGCCGCGATGTACGGCGCCAAGCACGGGCTGTTCACGGTCGCGGTGACCTCGGTCGCCAACCTGGAGCGCCCGGCCGAGCACTCCAGCGGCCGCCGCATCGCCGAGATCTGCGACGTCACCGTGGACACCGGGGTGCCGGTGCAGGACGCCATCGTCGACGTCGAGGGCTGGGACCGCCCGGTCGGCGGCGCCTCCACGGTCGTGGCCTGCGTCGTCAGCCACGAGATCGTGACCCGCACCGCCGCCGTGCTCGCCCGGCGCGGCGTCGAGATCCCGACGTTCGTCTCGCCGACGGTGCCCGGCGCCACGGTGCAGTCCAACGACGAGGTGTTCGCCGAGCACCGCCGCCGCCTGCACGCGGCCGAGGCGCGCGGCCTGTCCTGA
- a CDS encoding response regulator, translating into MSPPIRVMIVDDDPLVRAGLSLMLGGAPDIEIVAEAGDGAAVVSLADRHAPDVVLMDVRMPEMDGLAATEALRGRPRAPEVIILTTFNADEYVLRALRAGAAGFVLKDTPPAEIVTAVRRVAAGDPVLSSAVTRRLIAHVAANTPGHRRARALALLGELNDREREVAAAVGRGKSNAEIAAELYMSVPTVKTHVSRILTRLGLNNRVQIALLAHDAGMPDP; encoded by the coding sequence ATGAGCCCCCCGATCCGTGTCATGATCGTCGACGATGACCCGCTGGTGCGGGCGGGACTGTCGCTGATGCTCGGCGGCGCCCCCGACATCGAGATCGTCGCCGAGGCGGGCGACGGCGCCGCGGTCGTCTCCCTCGCCGACCGGCACGCCCCCGACGTCGTGCTCATGGACGTCCGGATGCCCGAGATGGACGGGCTGGCCGCGACCGAGGCGCTGCGGGGCCGGCCCCGCGCCCCCGAGGTCATCATCCTGACCACCTTCAACGCCGACGAGTACGTGCTGCGCGCGCTGCGGGCCGGTGCGGCCGGTTTCGTGCTGAAGGACACCCCGCCCGCCGAGATCGTGACCGCGGTGCGCCGCGTGGCGGCCGGCGACCCGGTGCTGTCGTCGGCGGTCACCCGGCGGCTCATCGCCCACGTCGCCGCGAACACCCCGGGCCACCGCCGCGCCCGGGCCCTGGCCCTGCTCGGCGAACTGAACGACCGCGAGCGCGAGGTCGCCGCGGCCGTCGGGCGGGGCAAGTCCAACGCCGAGATCGCCGCCGAGCTCTACATGAGCGTGCCGACGGTCAAGACGCACGTCTCGCGCATCCTGACCCGGCTCGGCCTCAACAACCGCGTGCAGATCGCCCTGCTGGCCCACGACGCCGGAATGCCCGACCCCTGA
- a CDS encoding TetR/AcrR family transcriptional regulator, with protein sequence MTDTQSRRRAPGMNPGQRRDMIVKAALPLVAEHGAAVTTAQVARAAAIGEATIFRVFADKEELLDACVLAALDPGHVLGEIAAVPLDQPLAARLTEAAEALRAHFARMGAVLGALHATGLRRGRAHPRHDPRAEARDGGAEAGTAPGREESMARTVEAVAELFEPERASLRLPPERLAAIFLGMLFSRPRLAAGHAADPAEIVEVFLHGALT encoded by the coding sequence ATGACGGACACACAGAGCCGGCGCAGGGCGCCGGGAATGAACCCCGGGCAGCGCCGCGACATGATCGTGAAGGCGGCGCTGCCGCTGGTGGCCGAGCACGGCGCCGCCGTGACGACCGCCCAGGTGGCGAGGGCCGCCGCGATCGGCGAGGCGACGATCTTCCGCGTCTTCGCCGACAAAGAGGAGTTACTGGACGCCTGCGTGCTGGCCGCCCTCGACCCCGGTCACGTGCTGGGGGAGATCGCCGCCGTGCCGCTGGACCAGCCCCTGGCCGCGCGGCTCACCGAGGCCGCCGAGGCGCTGCGCGCCCACTTCGCGCGCATGGGCGCGGTGCTCGGCGCGCTGCACGCCACGGGCCTGCGGCGCGGCCGCGCCCACCCGCGCCACGACCCGCGGGCGGAGGCGCGCGACGGCGGCGCGGAGGCCGGGACGGCGCCGGGCCGTGAGGAGTCGATGGCGCGGACCGTGGAGGCGGTCGCCGAGCTGTTCGAGCCGGAGCGCGCGTCGCTGCGCCTGCCCCCCGAACGCCTGGCCGCGATCTTCCTGGGCATGCTGTTCAGCCGCCCCCGGCTGGCCGCCGGCCACGCCGCCGACCCCGCCGAGATCGTGGAGGTGTTCCTCCACGGCGCCCTGACCTGA
- a CDS encoding MOSC domain-containing protein → MRGLYRWPVKSMRGERVESARLDERGMAGDRAYALFDARPEREGNRLTVRQMPAMLTWEAAYPATCDASPEPAGPPVLYAGTAAWAWDDPDLPAALAESYGIPLVLRALEGQQDRGPTVHVTFEASRRALEAEMGAEVAIERFRPNVHLDLDAPAYAEASFGPGTTITAGEVTLAVTGENAGPCVRCAVPSWDPAGRERWPELQRHLISARGNTFGLIMRAVTPGVTRVGDAVTLLEHTRQAEASHA, encoded by the coding sequence GTGAGAGGCCTTTACCGCTGGCCGGTGAAGTCCATGCGCGGCGAGCGGGTGGAGTCGGCGCGCCTGGACGAGCGCGGCATGGCCGGCGACCGGGCCTACGCCCTGTTCGACGCACGGCCCGAGCGCGAGGGGAACCGGCTCACCGTCCGCCAGATGCCCGCCATGCTGACCTGGGAGGCCGCCTACCCCGCGACCTGCGACGCCTCCCCCGAACCCGCGGGCCCGCCGGTCCTGTACGCGGGCACGGCGGCGTGGGCGTGGGACGATCCCGATCTTCCCGCCGCCCTGGCGGAGTCGTACGGCATCCCCCTGGTCCTGCGCGCGCTGGAGGGGCAGCAGGACCGCGGGCCGACGGTGCACGTCACCTTCGAGGCCTCACGCCGTGCCCTTGAGGCGGAGATGGGGGCCGAGGTGGCGATCGAGCGGTTCCGCCCGAACGTCCACCTCGACCTGGACGCGCCCGCCTACGCCGAGGCGTCCTTCGGCCCGGGCACGACGATCACGGCCGGGGAGGTCACGCTCGCCGTCACGGGCGAGAACGCCGGGCCGTGCGTCCGCTGCGCGGTGCCGAGCTGGGACCCCGCCGGGCGCGAACGCTGGCCGGAGCTGCAGCGCCACCTGATCTCCGCGCGCGGCAACACGTTCGGCCTGATCATGCGGGCGGTGACGCCGGGCGTCACACGCGTGGGCGACGCCGTCACGCTGCTGGAGCACACCCGTCAGGCCGAGGCGTCCCACGCCTAG